The following coding sequences lie in one Rothia sp. SD9660Na genomic window:
- the rfbB gene encoding dTDP-glucose 4,6-dehydratase — MGNILVTGGAGFIGSNFVHYLVNNTDHKVVVLDKMTYAANEMSLAGLPSDRFELVKGDIADMDVVDPLVAQADAVVHYAAESHNDNSLNDPSPFIHTNLIGTFTLLEAVRKYKTRYHHISTDEVFGDLELDDPAKFTEATPYNPSSPYSSTKAGSDLLVRAWVRSFGIEATISNCSNNYGPYQHIEKFIPRQITNILAGIKPKLYGEGLNVRDWIHASDHSSAVHTILEKGKIGETYLIGADGEENNITVLRTILRLMGQPEDAFEHVVDRPGHDLRYAIDGTRLREELGWEPQFTNFEAGLADTIAWYTNNRAWWEPLKAEVEAKYAKAGQ; from the coding sequence ATGGGAAATATTCTTGTTACCGGCGGCGCCGGCTTCATCGGTTCTAACTTCGTTCACTACCTGGTAAATAACACTGACCACAAGGTCGTGGTGCTCGATAAGATGACCTACGCTGCCAATGAAATGTCACTCGCCGGGCTGCCATCTGACCGTTTTGAACTGGTTAAGGGCGATATCGCCGATATGGATGTCGTTGACCCCTTGGTCGCGCAGGCGGACGCTGTCGTCCACTATGCAGCCGAATCACACAACGATAACTCGCTCAACGACCCCAGCCCCTTCATCCACACTAACCTTATTGGTACCTTTACCCTGCTTGAGGCTGTGCGTAAGTATAAGACCCGGTACCACCACATCTCAACAGATGAGGTGTTTGGTGACCTCGAGCTAGACGATCCCGCTAAGTTCACCGAAGCTACCCCCTACAACCCGTCCTCTCCCTACTCCTCCACCAAGGCAGGCTCTGACCTGCTGGTCCGTGCCTGGGTGCGCTCTTTCGGTATTGAGGCAACCATTTCTAACTGCTCTAATAACTACGGCCCCTACCAGCACATTGAGAAGTTCATTCCCCGCCAGATTACTAATATCCTGGCCGGCATTAAGCCCAAGCTCTATGGCGAGGGTCTGAATGTGCGCGACTGGATCCACGCTTCTGACCACTCTTCAGCAGTTCACACCATTCTGGAAAAGGGCAAAATCGGCGAAACTTACCTAATCGGTGCCGATGGCGAAGAAAACAACATCACCGTTCTGCGCACCATCTTGCGCCTGATGGGCCAGCCAGAGGACGCCTTCGAACACGTCGTAGACCGCCCCGGTCACGACCTGCGCTACGCCATCGACGGCACCCGTCTGCGTGAAGAGCTAGGCTGGGAACCCCAATTCACCAACTTCGAGGCAGGTCTGGCAGACACCATCGCCTGGTACACCAATAACCGAGCCTGGTGGGAGCCCCTCAAGGCAGAGGTCGAAGCTAAGTACGCAAAGGCAGGCCAGTAA
- a CDS encoding glycosyltransferase, with translation MNLFNRILGNFKKQEKIPEIAIAHDYLTQRGGAERVVLALHHAFPEATIYTTLYDPEKTYPDFKNCKVITSPLNRISLFRKDHRLALPFLPLFSSFLRPKADIVIASSTGWAHGFNLPKKTLVYCHSPARWIYLTDQYLGDAANPLVSIALRILRPFLLFWDQRAAAKQPNYVANSTTIKDRIHNVYGKTVDIIYPPFSVKEDGEHAKIKGLEEFMDQGYYLIVSRLLPYKNIQHAVKAFSGSNKQLLVIGAGPMKEDLKAISDSNIAFASHISDAQMRYAYANSTALLAISHEDFGITPLEGGSFGKPTIALKAGGFLDTIVEGLNGTFIEAPTAELIRQAVDRFTPEDFDPFAIKEYVQKFSEERFIAEIKGKIEAL, from the coding sequence ATGAATCTATTCAATCGAATACTTGGAAATTTTAAAAAGCAAGAAAAAATACCAGAGATCGCTATTGCACATGATTATCTTACCCAACGAGGTGGTGCGGAACGTGTAGTCCTTGCCTTGCATCATGCTTTTCCAGAGGCAACGATTTATACTACTCTTTATGATCCGGAGAAGACCTATCCGGATTTTAAAAATTGTAAGGTAATCACGTCGCCACTTAATCGAATTTCGCTCTTTAGAAAAGACCACCGTCTTGCCCTGCCATTTCTTCCCCTTTTCTCAAGCTTTTTACGTCCTAAAGCGGATATCGTTATAGCTTCTTCCACGGGGTGGGCGCATGGTTTTAATCTACCGAAAAAAACTTTAGTTTATTGTCATTCCCCAGCTCGCTGGATTTATCTTACTGATCAGTATTTAGGAGATGCTGCTAACCCCTTGGTCTCAATAGCTCTCAGAATTTTGCGACCTTTTCTACTTTTTTGGGATCAGCGGGCCGCCGCAAAACAGCCTAATTATGTTGCAAATTCAACAACGATCAAGGACAGAATCCATAATGTTTATGGGAAAACAGTAGATATTATTTATCCCCCATTTTCGGTCAAAGAAGATGGTGAACATGCTAAAATAAAAGGTCTAGAAGAATTTATGGATCAGGGGTATTATTTGATTGTATCCCGATTATTGCCATATAAAAATATACAGCATGCGGTTAAAGCGTTTTCTGGGAGTAATAAGCAACTTCTAGTCATTGGGGCAGGGCCAATGAAAGAAGATCTTAAAGCCATAAGCGACTCAAATATTGCTTTTGCATCTCATATAAGCGATGCGCAGATGAGGTATGCGTATGCTAATTCTACAGCTTTACTGGCTATTTCTCACGAGGACTTTGGCATTACCCCTCTTGAAGGAGGATCCTTCGGCAAGCCAACTATTGCTCTAAAGGCCGGAGGATTTCTTGACACTATCGTTGAAGGATTGAACGGAACTTTTATTGAGGCACCGACAGCAGAGCTGATCCGTCAGGCTGTAGATAGGTTCACGCCCGAAGATTTTGATCCATTCGCTATTAAAGAGTACGTTCAAAAATTTTCAGAAGAGCGATTTATAGCTGAAATCAAGGGTAAAATTGAAGCTCTATAG
- the pth gene encoding aminoacyl-tRNA hydrolase — protein MSDAWLIVGLGNPGPEYAATRHNVGQMVLDELAVVVGGNFKKHSKARAQVLEGRLGVGGAKVVLAKPLTYMNVSGGPVAALAQFYGIDPEKIIVVHDELDIPFDSIKLKIGGGEGGHNGLRDISKALATKNYYRVRTGIGRPPGQMQTADFVLKPFTTAEKKDLPFLISNAADATEMLIKEGLLATQQRYHAAS, from the coding sequence ATGTCAGATGCATGGCTGATTGTAGGTCTGGGGAACCCCGGCCCCGAGTACGCTGCGACCCGTCACAATGTCGGTCAGATGGTGCTCGATGAACTGGCAGTAGTTGTGGGCGGCAACTTCAAAAAGCACAGCAAGGCCCGTGCCCAAGTTCTAGAAGGACGCCTGGGTGTGGGGGGTGCGAAAGTTGTGTTAGCTAAGCCCCTGACCTATATGAACGTATCGGGCGGGCCCGTCGCTGCCCTTGCTCAGTTCTACGGTATCGATCCTGAAAAAATCATCGTGGTGCATGATGAGCTCGACATCCCCTTTGATTCCATCAAACTGAAAATTGGTGGGGGAGAGGGCGGCCATAACGGTTTGCGCGATATTAGCAAGGCTCTGGCGACTAAGAACTACTACCGGGTGCGTACCGGTATCGGTCGGCCTCCGGGGCAGATGCAGACCGCCGATTTTGTGCTGAAGCCTTTTACAACCGCGGAGAAGAAAGATTTACCTTTCCTCATCTCTAATGCAGCCGATGCCACTGAGATGCTGATTAAAGAGGGCCTGCTGGCTACCCAGCAGCGCTACCACGCAGCCTCCTAA
- a CDS encoding adenylyltransferase/cytidyltransferase family protein, whose translation MNIGYAAGAFDLFHVGHLNILRQAKKNCDYLIAGVVSDEMLEITKGRKPIVPLAERMEIVSHIDFVDEVRAETVVDKLETWEQVRFNTFFKGDDWKGTQRGIDLENRFAEVGVQVVYFPYTAHTSSTKLRAALEALNTPVAAAA comes from the coding sequence ATGAACATCGGCTATGCTGCCGGCGCCTTCGACCTTTTCCACGTAGGCCACCTCAACATCCTGCGCCAAGCTAAAAAGAACTGCGACTACCTGATCGCCGGAGTGGTCTCCGACGAAATGCTAGAAATCACCAAGGGGCGTAAGCCCATCGTGCCCCTGGCTGAACGCATGGAAATCGTCTCCCACATCGACTTCGTAGACGAAGTCCGGGCCGAAACCGTGGTCGACAAGCTCGAAACCTGGGAGCAGGTTCGCTTCAATACCTTCTTCAAGGGGGATGACTGGAAGGGCACCCAGCGCGGCATCGACCTAGAAAACCGCTTCGCTGAGGTCGGCGTGCAGGTAGTCTATTTCCCCTACACCGCCCACACCTCCAGCACCAAGCTGCGGGCAGCCCTCGAAGCCCTCAACACCCCGGTAGCAGCTGCTGCGTAA
- a CDS encoding 50S ribosomal protein L25/general stress protein Ctc yields the protein MSETIKISATVRTDFGKGYARRIRMAGDIPAVIYGHGEEPKHVVLPGHATTLAARVPNAILDLDIEGDSHLAMIKDIQRHPIRPELQHIDLLTVKRGERVEIEVPVHVEGEPAVGAVANQEETVLLVEADALKAPEALVVNIEGRDAGAHVHASDVELPADVTLVADAELLVVNISEPEELDVPEVGEEGENAPEGAEADAQVDEAK from the coding sequence ATGTCAGAGACCATCAAGATTTCAGCAACCGTCCGCACCGACTTCGGCAAGGGCTACGCCCGCCGCATCCGCATGGCCGGCGATATCCCCGCCGTCATCTACGGCCACGGTGAAGAACCCAAGCACGTCGTACTGCCCGGCCACGCAACCACCCTGGCAGCCCGCGTCCCCAACGCTATCCTCGACCTCGACATCGAAGGTGACTCACACCTGGCCATGATCAAGGACATCCAGCGCCACCCCATCCGCCCCGAGCTGCAGCACATCGACCTGCTGACCGTTAAGCGCGGCGAACGCGTTGAAATCGAGGTTCCCGTACACGTTGAAGGCGAGCCCGCCGTTGGCGCCGTTGCAAACCAGGAAGAAACCGTCCTGCTCGTTGAGGCAGACGCCCTGAAGGCCCCCGAAGCTCTCGTTGTTAACATCGAAGGCCGCGATGCAGGCGCCCACGTTCACGCTTCCGACGTTGAACTGCCCGCCGACGTAACCCTCGTAGCAGATGCAGAACTGCTGGTTGTTAACATCTCAGAGCCCGAGGAACTCGACGTACCCGAGGTTGGCGAAGAAGGCGAGAACGCTCCCGAGGGCGCAGAAGCTGACGCGCAGGTAGACGAAGCTAAGTAA
- a CDS encoding PqqD family protein, which translates to MSSVEIENEIVYVANVEKSQIYTLDGVGLIIWELLETPLSLTALVTEISEIYDVSRKIIEESISSFLIALIDQGLIEKMND; encoded by the coding sequence ATGAGTTCAGTAGAGATCGAGAATGAAATTGTTTACGTCGCTAACGTAGAAAAATCACAAATCTATACCTTAGATGGAGTTGGCCTAATAATCTGGGAGTTGCTTGAAACCCCACTATCCCTTACAGCTCTAGTCACAGAAATTTCAGAAATATACGATGTAAGCAGAAAAATAATCGAGGAAAGTATATCATCGTTTCTCATAGCCCTCATAGATCAAGGACTTATCGAGAAAATGAATGATTAA
- the sufU gene encoding Fe-S cluster assembly sulfur transfer protein SufU gives MSGLEQLYQQIILEHSKQRSGEGLIDPPDGTRAATNHQYNPTCGDEINLRVILNDDGNTIDSISWEGDGCSISMAAASVLSEMAPGMSTQEFQKLVDDFREMLRSRGQIEPDEEVLGDAAAFAGVSKFVARVKCAMLSWVAAEEATKEAAAA, from the coding sequence ATGAGCGGCCTCGAACAGCTCTATCAGCAAATCATTCTGGAACACTCCAAGCAACGCTCCGGCGAGGGCCTCATCGACCCCCCAGACGGAACCCGCGCCGCAACCAACCACCAGTACAACCCCACCTGTGGCGACGAAATCAATCTACGCGTCATCCTCAACGACGACGGGAACACCATCGACTCCATCTCCTGGGAAGGCGACGGCTGCTCCATCTCTATGGCCGCAGCCTCCGTACTCTCAGAAATGGCCCCCGGCATGAGCACCCAGGAATTCCAGAAGCTCGTCGACGACTTCCGCGAGATGCTCCGCTCCCGCGGCCAGATCGAACCCGACGAAGAAGTCCTCGGCGATGCCGCAGCCTTCGCCGGTGTCTCCAAGTTCGTAGCCCGCGTGAAATGCGCCATGCTCTCCTGGGTTGCAGCCGAAGAAGCCACCAAGGAAGCAGCAGCCGCCTAA
- a CDS encoding nucleotidyltransferase family protein — translation MTEPSGTDHQISKQNHQYNDLPLNVRIHLSHAHLQYLATASSSDILHIKGYIYGTDTYPTTRASSDVDLLVRPEHVEKFVESAVSAGWQILTTFETGSDYHHAMTIYHPTWGLADIHRAFPGIGLDATQAFNRLWEKRRIKTIANAECLTTSLTDSRIIVYVHAARSTSKHKPDVEYLNEILSWEEKKEIEKRVAEIEADLAFAAATGTIDKYSKHPDYLFWKTASQETSSITRWYARIKSAPSLQQKIKTIFNIFLVNRDHLAMELGHQPTRQEVRQKFFTRFKELAKTLRKKGK, via the coding sequence ATGACAGAACCCTCAGGAACAGATCATCAAATATCAAAACAAAATCACCAATATAACGATTTACCGTTAAATGTACGCATTCATCTAAGTCATGCTCATCTGCAGTATCTTGCGACTGCATCTTCTAGCGATATCCTACATATCAAAGGATATATCTATGGAACTGACACATACCCAACGACAAGAGCAAGTTCAGATGTTGACCTATTGGTACGCCCGGAACATGTTGAGAAATTTGTAGAATCCGCAGTAAGCGCCGGGTGGCAGATTCTTACTACTTTTGAAACTGGATCAGACTATCATCATGCCATGACCATATATCATCCTACTTGGGGCCTAGCAGATATCCATAGAGCTTTTCCCGGCATCGGTTTGGATGCGACACAAGCTTTTAACCGGCTTTGGGAAAAACGCAGAATAAAAACAATAGCAAATGCAGAGTGTTTAACTACCTCGCTTACTGATTCCCGTATTATTGTTTACGTTCATGCTGCTAGATCTACAAGTAAGCATAAACCAGATGTAGAGTATCTTAATGAGATACTCTCCTGGGAGGAAAAGAAAGAAATAGAAAAAAGAGTCGCAGAGATTGAAGCTGATTTAGCATTTGCCGCCGCTACAGGAACAATTGACAAATATTCAAAGCATCCTGACTACCTTTTTTGGAAAACAGCTTCACAAGAAACATCGAGCATTACACGATGGTATGCCAGGATTAAAAGCGCACCATCTTTACAACAAAAAATTAAAACAATTTTTAATATTTTCCTAGTAAACCGAGATCATTTAGCTATGGAACTTGGGCATCAGCCAACTCGACAAGAAGTGCGACAAAAATTTTTTACCCGCTTCAAAGAATTGGCAAAAACACTGAGAAAAAAAGGGAAGTAA
- a CDS encoding polysaccharide biosynthesis tyrosine autokinase, with amino-acid sequence MTILDVVRMLRVNFKILLTGLLIGALLGFGYSLLQPKIYASTATGYVTVGDGTGIGDVISGSAAAKEKASAYLAFVNSGPVADEIVAANPELNLTRSQVQSNLTATVDANSALIRVSATGNTPQAAQALANSSLEAVAKVANNLEGSSTIRVIPLEDGTISNTPVSPDTTKLVGIGAAAGLVLVLAVILLRRTVDTKLRTRDDATKATDAGILGVLPVSEELTEENILRVNSDHISQEAIRQMRTNLRFVNVDNPPKSLIITSAEPGEGKSTVSTSIARALADAGEPVIIIDADLRRPTIAKKFKIDSKIGLTQVLAGQVELADAVRQFEDTQLFILPAGRIPPNPSELLGSDKMRQLIAELSGEFTVIVDVPPVLPVTDAALLSTAVDGVVLVGSVGKTRKENLAEAASNLRKVSANLLGIVINRAPRTGLGNTYYGFAYAANNAYSSYYGSDEEKSKGKPKKKRKKANK; translated from the coding sequence ATGACCATACTTGATGTAGTGCGCATGTTGCGCGTAAACTTCAAAATCCTCTTAACAGGGCTTTTAATCGGAGCATTACTAGGCTTCGGCTACTCTCTTTTACAGCCCAAAATATACGCTTCCACAGCAACAGGCTATGTAACAGTCGGCGACGGTACTGGTATTGGGGATGTTATCTCAGGCTCAGCTGCCGCCAAGGAAAAAGCCTCAGCTTACCTAGCCTTTGTTAACAGTGGCCCCGTCGCCGATGAAATCGTTGCCGCAAACCCTGAACTGAATCTTACGCGTTCTCAAGTACAGAGCAATCTGACTGCAACTGTAGATGCAAACTCAGCGCTGATTCGTGTTTCAGCGACCGGGAACACACCCCAAGCAGCTCAGGCGCTAGCCAACAGTTCTCTAGAAGCTGTTGCAAAGGTAGCCAACAACCTTGAGGGGAGTAGCACCATACGAGTTATTCCCCTTGAGGACGGCACTATCAGCAATACTCCGGTTAGCCCCGACACTACTAAGTTGGTTGGCATAGGCGCTGCAGCTGGTCTTGTGCTAGTATTAGCCGTCATTCTTCTACGTCGGACTGTTGACACCAAACTACGTACACGAGATGACGCCACTAAAGCTACAGATGCAGGTATTCTTGGGGTTCTTCCTGTTTCTGAAGAGCTCACTGAAGAGAACATTCTTCGCGTCAACAGTGATCATATCTCGCAAGAAGCCATCCGACAGATGCGCACTAATCTGCGCTTCGTCAACGTAGATAACCCGCCTAAATCTCTTATCATTACGTCAGCTGAGCCTGGGGAAGGTAAATCAACAGTTTCTACCTCTATTGCTAGGGCTCTGGCTGACGCAGGTGAGCCTGTCATTATTATCGATGCGGACCTTCGTCGCCCTACCATCGCGAAAAAGTTTAAAATCGACTCTAAAATCGGCCTTACCCAGGTGCTTGCAGGCCAGGTTGAACTAGCAGACGCAGTCCGCCAGTTTGAAGATACCCAGCTCTTTATTCTGCCGGCAGGCCGCATCCCCCCTAACCCTTCAGAACTTCTCGGATCTGATAAGATGCGTCAGTTGATTGCAGAGCTTTCAGGAGAGTTCACTGTAATTGTGGACGTACCGCCTGTGCTACCTGTGACCGATGCAGCCCTCCTCTCAACTGCTGTAGATGGTGTGGTACTAGTTGGCAGCGTAGGTAAGACCCGCAAGGAAAACCTGGCTGAAGCAGCTAGCAACCTGCGAAAAGTTAGCGCTAATCTACTAGGCATTGTTATTAACCGGGCTCCTCGTACCGGCCTTGGTAATACCTACTACGGGTTCGCCTATGCCGCTAACAACGCCTACAGTAGCTACTACGGCTCTGACGAGGAAAAGTCAAAAGGCAAGCCAAAGAAAAAACGTAAAAAGGCTAACAAATAG
- the rfbD gene encoding dTDP-4-dehydrorhamnose reductase — MPKELAVHTTDIPGLLVIDIPQHGDNRGWFKENWQREKMVAAGLPDFGPVQNNISFNATAGTTRGIHAEPWDKYVSVATGRIFGAWVDLRAGESFGKTVTVELGPDTAVFVPRGVGNSFQTLEDNTAYTYLVNDHWSADAQGEYSFLNLADETVAIEWPISLDQAELSEKDKNHPRLAEVEPLAPAPLLVVGANGQLGRELVKQLEASGTPYIAATRAELDLARPDSWASAYRWRSLRGIINAAAYTAVDQAETPEGRADAWAANASGVAALARVADEAGIPLVHVSTDYVFDGSLPLGEEYAEDAPLAPLGVYGQSKAAGEMAVRSVRRHYVVRTSWVMGDGKNFIEIMKSLAERGVNPSVVNDQYGRPTFTEDLAGAILHLVEKNCEFGTYHVSNTGEVVTWADLAKTVFEASGHSAERVTPVSTAEYFVKAEVFSPRPTNSAMDLSKIIEAGFTPRNHREALASYFA; from the coding sequence ATGCCCAAAGAATTGGCCGTTCACACAACGGATATCCCCGGCCTACTTGTTATTGATATTCCCCAGCACGGTGATAACCGTGGTTGGTTCAAGGAAAACTGGCAGCGCGAGAAAATGGTTGCTGCGGGGCTACCTGACTTCGGCCCTGTACAGAACAACATTTCCTTCAATGCAACAGCAGGTACCACCCGTGGTATTCACGCTGAGCCCTGGGATAAGTATGTTTCTGTTGCTACCGGTCGTATTTTTGGTGCCTGGGTTGACCTGCGTGCCGGTGAATCCTTCGGTAAGACCGTCACTGTAGAGCTTGGCCCCGATACCGCTGTTTTTGTTCCCCGCGGAGTAGGTAATTCCTTCCAGACTCTGGAAGACAACACTGCCTACACCTACCTGGTGAATGACCACTGGTCAGCAGACGCCCAGGGGGAGTATTCCTTCCTCAACCTTGCTGATGAGACAGTAGCAATTGAGTGGCCGATTTCTCTGGATCAGGCAGAACTGTCTGAGAAGGACAAGAACCACCCCCGGCTTGCTGAGGTAGAGCCCCTTGCTCCTGCCCCCCTGCTGGTGGTTGGCGCTAACGGGCAGCTGGGGCGTGAGCTGGTCAAGCAGCTTGAAGCATCCGGTACCCCCTATATTGCTGCGACTCGTGCGGAACTTGATCTGGCGCGTCCTGATAGCTGGGCTTCTGCTTACCGCTGGCGTTCGCTGCGCGGCATCATCAATGCGGCAGCCTACACCGCGGTTGATCAGGCGGAGACTCCCGAAGGGCGCGCGGACGCCTGGGCCGCCAACGCAAGTGGCGTTGCGGCTTTGGCCAGGGTGGCGGACGAAGCCGGTATCCCGCTGGTACACGTTTCTACCGATTACGTTTTTGATGGTTCTTTGCCCTTAGGCGAAGAGTATGCAGAGGACGCCCCGCTGGCTCCCCTTGGCGTGTACGGCCAGTCGAAGGCTGCTGGCGAGATGGCTGTTCGGTCAGTACGCCGCCACTACGTTGTGCGTACCTCCTGGGTCATGGGCGACGGCAAGAACTTTATTGAAATTATGAAGTCTCTGGCTGAACGCGGAGTGAACCCCTCTGTCGTCAACGACCAATACGGTCGCCCCACCTTTACAGAGGACCTTGCCGGCGCAATCCTGCATCTGGTGGAAAAGAACTGTGAGTTCGGTACCTATCATGTCTCGAACACCGGTGAGGTCGTGACCTGGGCAGACCTAGCAAAAACTGTGTTTGAAGCTTCAGGGCATTCAGCAGAGCGGGTAACCCCGGTGTCTACAGCTGAGTATTTTGTGAAGGCCGAGGTTTTCTCGCCCCGACCGACCAATTCAGCTATGGACCTCTCGAAAATTATTGAGGCAGGCTTCACGCCGCGCAACCACCGCGAAGCGCTCGCGTCCTACTTCGCCTAA
- the rfbA gene encoding glucose-1-phosphate thymidylyltransferase RfbA, with protein sequence MKGILLAGGTGSRLHPITLGISKQLTPVYDKPMIYYPISTLMLSGIQDILIITTPQDQEQFQRLLGDGSQFGVNFSYQVQPSPDGLAQAFILGENHIGNDSAALVLGDNIFYGPGLGNQLRKYNDVDGAAVFGYRVADPTAYGVVEFDDNFKALSIEEKPAVPKSDYAIPGLYFYDNNVVEYAKNIKPSARGELEITDLNRVYLEQGKLQVEVLPRGTAWLDTGTFDSLADATNFIRTVQARQGLSIGSPEEISWRMGWIDNARLEELAQPLRKSGYGAYLLNLIA encoded by the coding sequence ATGAAGGGAATTCTACTAGCAGGTGGCACCGGCTCACGCCTCCACCCCATCACACTCGGCATCAGCAAACAGCTCACTCCGGTTTACGATAAACCGATGATTTACTACCCTATCTCCACGCTTATGCTCTCGGGGATTCAGGATATTCTAATCATTACTACTCCCCAGGACCAGGAGCAGTTCCAGCGCCTTCTTGGTGACGGATCACAGTTCGGAGTTAACTTCAGCTACCAGGTACAGCCCTCCCCCGACGGACTAGCTCAGGCCTTTATCTTAGGTGAGAACCACATCGGGAATGATTCAGCAGCTCTGGTATTGGGCGATAATATTTTTTATGGCCCGGGTCTTGGAAACCAGCTCCGTAAATATAATGACGTAGATGGAGCAGCGGTTTTTGGCTACCGAGTTGCGGATCCCACGGCCTACGGCGTAGTAGAGTTCGATGATAATTTCAAAGCTCTCTCCATCGAAGAAAAGCCTGCAGTCCCTAAGAGTGATTACGCAATCCCCGGTCTTTACTTCTACGACAACAATGTAGTGGAGTATGCCAAAAATATTAAGCCTTCAGCTCGTGGAGAGCTTGAAATCACTGATCTTAACCGTGTCTATCTCGAGCAGGGAAAACTGCAAGTAGAAGTTCTTCCTCGAGGAACGGCATGGCTAGATACCGGCACTTTCGACTCTTTAGCCGATGCCACAAACTTTATCCGCACAGTCCAGGCCCGTCAGGGGCTTTCCATTGGTTCCCCAGAAGAAATCAGTTGGCGGATGGGATGGATAGATAATGCGAGACTTGAGGAACTTGCGCAGCCCCTCCGTAAAAGTGGCTACGGCGCCTACCTGCTAAACCTAATAGCTTAA
- a CDS encoding SufS family cysteine desulfurase, whose protein sequence is MASSYRTPAGAELTNELVTELRKDYPILSREVNGHPLAYLDTGATSQNPLQVLDAERNYYLGANSAVHRGAHTLAVDATDAFEDARRTVASFVGAAENELVWTSNATEALNLLTYSFGNASAGIGGDAATRFALGEGDEIVTTEQEHHANVIPWQILAARTGATLRYIPVTDQGLIDYEAAESIVTDRTRVLAFTHVSNVAGSITDVDFMVSLAKKVGALTVLDACQSVPHMPVDVKKLGVDFAAFSAHKMLAPTGIGALYGRNELLDAMPPFLTGGSMITKVTMTEAEWMPAPIKFEAGTQRVSQAVAWAEAIRYLQHLGMKQVHAWESKLGQLLAEGVSSIPGVRLIGPAAGQPRAGLTSVHVEGVHPHDVGQLLDEKGIAVRVGHHCAQPLHRALGITASTRASAYIYNTTDDVERFIEELAKVRRYFGYTD, encoded by the coding sequence GTGGCCAGCAGCTACCGCACTCCCGCCGGAGCAGAGCTCACCAACGAACTCGTCACCGAGCTACGCAAGGACTACCCCATCCTCAGCCGTGAGGTCAACGGCCACCCCCTGGCCTACCTCGACACCGGAGCCACCAGCCAAAACCCCCTCCAGGTACTCGACGCTGAACGTAACTACTACCTCGGCGCGAATTCAGCTGTCCACCGCGGCGCCCACACCCTCGCCGTCGACGCCACCGACGCCTTCGAGGACGCCCGCCGCACCGTCGCCTCCTTCGTCGGCGCCGCCGAGAACGAGCTGGTCTGGACCTCCAACGCCACCGAAGCCCTTAACCTGCTCACCTACTCCTTCGGCAATGCGTCCGCCGGAATCGGTGGGGACGCCGCCACCCGCTTTGCGCTGGGGGAGGGCGATGAAATTGTCACCACCGAGCAGGAACACCACGCCAACGTCATTCCCTGGCAAATCCTGGCAGCCCGAACCGGCGCAACCCTACGCTACATCCCGGTCACCGACCAGGGGCTCATTGACTACGAAGCTGCCGAGTCCATCGTTACCGACCGCACCCGCGTCCTCGCCTTTACCCACGTCTCCAACGTGGCAGGCTCCATCACCGACGTCGATTTCATGGTCTCACTCGCCAAGAAAGTTGGAGCTCTCACCGTGCTGGATGCCTGCCAGTCAGTGCCCCACATGCCCGTTGATGTAAAAAAACTCGGCGTGGACTTCGCAGCTTTCTCAGCCCACAAGATGCTCGCTCCCACCGGCATCGGAGCCCTCTACGGCCGCAACGAGCTGCTTGACGCTATGCCTCCCTTCCTCACCGGCGGCTCCATGATTACCAAGGTCACCATGACCGAAGCTGAATGGATGCCCGCCCCCATCAAATTTGAGGCAGGAACCCAGCGCGTCTCCCAGGCCGTAGCCTGGGCCGAAGCCATACGCTACCTCCAGCACCTGGGCATGAAACAGGTTCACGCCTGGGAATCCAAGCTCGGACAGCTACTTGCCGAAGGCGTGAGCTCAATCCCCGGCGTCCGCCTCATCGGCCCAGCAGCAGGTCAGCCCCGAGCCGGACTCACCTCGGTACACGTCGAAGGCGTGCACCCCCACGACGTCGGCCAGCTCCTCGACGAAAAGGGCATCGCCGTACGCGTAGGCCACCACTGTGCCCAGCCCCTGCACCGGGCTCTTGGCATCACCGCCTCAACCCGCGCCAGCGCCTACATCTACAACACCACCGACGACGTAGAACGCTTCATCGAAGAACTCGCTAAGGTGCGCCGCTACTTCGGCTACACCGACTAA